Proteins from a single region of Macaca thibetana thibetana isolate TM-01 chromosome 4, ASM2454274v1, whole genome shotgun sequence:
- the SMIM8 gene encoding small integral membrane protein 8 → MKMSSAPEPPAFKKEPPKEKDFQSPGLRRVRTTTLFRAVNPELFIKPNKPVMAFGLVTLSLCVAYIGYLHATQENKKDLYEAIDSEGHSYMRRKTSKWD, encoded by the exons ATGAAGATGTCTTCAGCACCTGAGCCTCCAGCATTCAAAAAGGAACCACCCAAAGAGAAAGACTTTCAAAGCCCGGGGCTCAGACGGGTGCGCACAACAACCTTATTTCGTGCTGTGAATCCAGAGCTCTTCATTAAACCT aacAAACCTGTAATGGCTTTCGGATTGGTAACTCTTTCACTTTGCGTGGCATATATTGGTTATCTGCATGCAAcacaagagaataaaaaggacCTCTATGAAGCTATTGATAGTGAGGGGCACAGTTACATGAGGCGGAAAACATCCAAATGGGATTAA